The Paenibacillus wynnii DNA window AACTACAAATAGAGCTGCTCCGGTGTTGACTCCTAATATACTAGGATCTGCAATAGGATTACGAGTGACGGATTGCATTAGAGCCCCGGAAACTCCTAATGCAGCACCGCACATTAAACTAAATATAGTTCTAGAAATTCTTTGGCGAACAACATTTGCTTCGTGGGACTGTACATCAGGGTGGAACAAACCATCCATAAGTTGTGTCCATCCAATGGTACGAGAGCCAAAGGCAAGCGACGCCAATACACATATACCGAGTAATATAACAAGGAGTATGAGTACTTTTATGAAATTCTTCGGAACGTTTAACTGCTTATTTTCTGAAACGGATGTGTTCATCATTTATTTCAACTTGCCAACAGCTTCTGAGAGTAATTTTAAGTATTCATCAATGGAATAGTTAATCGCAAGCGGGTTTGGAGTTCCTGCCGCTGCAAGTGGAGTGTTATCTCCAATAATGACAACAGATCCTCTTTGAACGGCTGGGACTTTACCGAGAATGGGATCAGCTTGGAGTGCTTTTAACGTATTCTCATCTCCATAAGATACGAAGATATCAAGATCGTTAAGAATATCTGCATTTTCAGCACTTAATTCTAAATAGAAACTGCTTGGATCCGTAATTTTACTAGTAATGCTTTCAGGGTATTCCATTCCTAACTCCTTAATAAACTCACCACGAGAATCGGTTGGTGTGTAAACGTAGAATTTAGATAAATCTGTAGCTGTAAGGCTAACAAATGCAGCTTTTTTACCTTTAATTTCAGGGTATTCATTTGCTTTATCTTGAATTAACTTCTCGGTATCGGCAATAAGTTGTGCACCTTCTGCTTCCATTCCCATTCCCATGGAATTGTACTTAATTTGTTCGCGCCACGAAGCTAACCAAGGGCTAGTCTGATAAGCTACAACCGGAGCAATTTCACTTAAAGTAGCGTATTCTTCTTGTGTGATTCCTGAATACGCTGCA harbors:
- a CDS encoding iron-siderophore ABC transporter substrate-binding protein, whose translation is MNAKRKILLITTLIIAMLMLALVGCSNQQSSSESASNEGSKAEATDSKESETVYPIKIKHALGETVIEKKPERVVTISWANHDVVLALGVVPVGFSAANYGVQDKSGMLPWTAEKLKELGGETPTIFQDTDGLDLEAISDANPDVILAAYSGITQEEYATLSEIAPVVAYQTSPWLASWREQIKYNSMGMGMEAEGAQLIADTEKLIQDKANEYPEIKGKKAAFVSLTATDLSKFYVYTPTDSRGEFIKELGMEYPESITSKITDPSSFYLELSAENADILNDLDIFVSYGDENTLKALQADPILGKVPAVQRGSVVIIGDNTPLAAAGTPNPLAINYSIDEYLKLLSEAVGKLK